The following nucleotide sequence is from Lysobacterales bacterium.
GGCTGGCCGGACCACCCGTTGATCCTGCTGCCCTTCGTGCTGGGCACCGTGGGTGTCGCCTGGTTCGCGATCGTCGACCCGCGACTCGACCGCCGTGTCCTGATCAGCTCGATCGCCTGGACGATCATGTTCGTCTCCAGCGCGCATATCCTGTATGCCGGGCGCCGCCGCGACAACGCGATGAGTCGACGGGTCCTGTTCGTGATCTTCGTGACGCTGGCCCTGTTCATGCTGGTTCGCGCCGGCTACTTCGCGCTGAGCGCCGACCGGGTGACGGATATTCTCGACGGCCGCAGCTGGATGAACATGGCGACGCCGCTGATGGCGTCGGTGCTGCCGGTGGTCGGCACCACGGCCTTCCTGCTGATGTGTTCGGAGCGCATCCGGCGCCAGTGGGAGCATGCGGCCTCGACCGACGCACTGACCGGTCTCGCCAATCGGCGCACGCTCACCCGTGTCGGAGCGGAACGGCTGCAGCGGGCGCGGGCGCAGCGCGATCCGTTCGCGCTTGCCATCGTCGACATCGACCACTTCAAGTCGATTAACGATCGCTTCGGGCACGACATCGGCGACCTCGCGCTGCGCCACGTCGCCGACGCGCTCGCCAAGGCCGCGGCGGCATCGGCATTGCCCGGTCGCCAGGGCGGCGAGGAATTCGTGGTCCTGCTCGCTGCCGACCGCGATCAGGCGCAACAGCAAGCCGAACACCTGCGTGAAGCCGTGCGCAGCGCCCGCTTCCGTTCCGGCGAACAGGAAGTGGCCATCACCGTATCGATCGGCGTCACCAGCACGACCGCCAACGACGATTGCCTCGACGATCTCTTGCGCCGCGCCGATCAGGCACTGTACGCGGCAAAATCCGGTGGCCGCGACTGCGTCGTGCTGGCCTGAAACTCAGGCCACGTAGATCGTCTTGATGTTCATGAATTCGTGGATGCCGTGGCCGGCAAGTTCGCGGCCGAAGCCTGACGATTTGGTACCACCGAAGGGCAGGCGCACATCGCTGCGCAC
It contains:
- a CDS encoding GGDEF domain-containing protein; translation: MDPITAFAIATLMMMLNGAVLGLIHRDLPESLRPAATSWRFGTLLMAGGCVLLAVQHELPAGFVLPAANGMLFLGLTAYWRALRQFDGWPDHPLILLPFVLGTVGVAWFAIVDPRLDRRVLISSIAWTIMFVSSAHILYAGRRRDNAMSRRVLFVIFVTLALFMLVRAGYFALSADRVTDILDGRSWMNMATPLMASVLPVVGTTAFLLMCSERIRRQWEHAASTDALTGLANRRTLTRVGAERLQRARAQRDPFALAIVDIDHFKSINDRFGHDIGDLALRHVADALAKAAAASALPGRQGGEEFVVLLAADRDQAQQQAEHLREAVRSARFRSGEQEVAITVSIGVTSTTANDDCLDDLLRRADQALYAAKSGGRDCVVLA